A section of the Cumulibacter manganitolerans genome encodes:
- a CDS encoding serine hydrolase domain-containing protein, giving the protein MSAVHGESDARFAAVREALAERLDSGEELGASIAVDLDGRPVVDIWGGWADAAMTRPWERDTIVNVWSTTKTVTNLAALVCVERGLLDPYEKVATYWPEFAANGKDAVEVRHFLSHTSGVSGWEAPYTTEQMLDTPSATAALARQAPWWTPGSASGYHALNQGHLVGEVVRRVSGKTLSRFVAEEIAGPLGADFQIGAAEKDWPRIAPVIAPPPLPIDLGAVDPDSPMVKTFTGPPVDANAANTDAWRRSEVGAANGHGNARSVATMLRVLSLGGAAGGVRLLSPETIDVIFDEQSHGVDLVLGVSLRFGIGYALPETETLPYAPQGRACYWGGWGGSVIIMDLDRRLTISYMMNKMAPGIIGSDRSEAYVDAIYSAL; this is encoded by the coding sequence ATGAGCGCAGTACACGGAGAGTCCGACGCCCGGTTCGCGGCGGTGCGCGAGGCGCTCGCCGAGCGGCTCGACAGCGGCGAGGAGCTCGGCGCGAGCATCGCCGTCGACCTCGACGGCCGGCCGGTGGTCGACATCTGGGGTGGCTGGGCGGACGCCGCGATGACCCGCCCGTGGGAGCGCGACACCATCGTCAACGTGTGGTCCACGACGAAGACCGTCACCAACCTGGCCGCGCTGGTGTGCGTCGAGCGCGGCCTGCTGGACCCCTACGAGAAGGTGGCGACGTACTGGCCGGAGTTCGCCGCCAACGGCAAGGACGCCGTCGAGGTCCGGCACTTCCTGTCGCACACCTCCGGCGTGTCCGGCTGGGAGGCGCCGTACACCACGGAGCAGATGCTCGACACCCCCAGCGCCACCGCCGCGCTCGCTCGGCAGGCGCCGTGGTGGACGCCGGGGTCGGCGTCCGGCTACCACGCGCTCAACCAGGGCCATCTGGTCGGTGAGGTGGTACGGCGGGTGTCCGGCAAGACGCTGAGCCGGTTCGTCGCCGAGGAGATCGCGGGCCCGCTGGGCGCCGACTTCCAGATCGGCGCCGCCGAGAAGGACTGGCCGCGGATCGCTCCGGTGATCGCGCCGCCGCCGCTGCCCATCGACCTCGGCGCGGTGGATCCGGACAGCCCCATGGTCAAGACGTTCACCGGACCGCCCGTGGACGCGAACGCCGCCAACACCGACGCGTGGCGCCGGTCGGAGGTCGGCGCCGCCAACGGGCACGGCAACGCCCGCTCGGTGGCGACGATGCTGCGCGTCCTCTCGCTCGGCGGTGCGGCCGGCGGCGTGCGGCTGCTGTCGCCGGAGACCATCGACGTGATCTTCGACGAGCAGAGCCACGGCGTGGACCTGGTGCTCGGCGTCTCGCTGCGGTTCGGCATCGGCTACGCGCTGCCGGAGACCGAGACGCTGCCCTACGCGCCGCAGGGCAGGGCCTGCTACTGGGGCGGCTGGGGAGGATCGGTGATCATCATGGATCTCGACCGGCGCCTGACGATCAGCTACATGATGAACAAGATGGCGCCGGGCATCATCGGCTCGGACCGCTCCGAGGCCTACGTCGACGCGATCTACTCGGCGCTCTGA
- a CDS encoding glutathione S-transferase family protein, with protein MASDEHSKGGVYSVPGKEFTRDTKYIDDRITADGSSGWPVEAGRYRLVAARACPWANRTLIVRRLLGLEDAISVGLPGPTHDADSWTFDLDPGGVDPVLGIPRIKDAYLKRFPDYQKGITVPAIVDIPSGEVVTNDFPQITLDFSSQWRRFHRDGAPDLYPERLRDEMDDVMQRVYTEVNNGVYRCGFAGSQEAYDAAYDRLFVALDWLEELLTDRRYLMGEQITEADVRLFTTLARFDPVYHGHFKTNRNKLTEMPALWGYARDLYQTPGFGDTIDFQQIKAHYYVVHKDINPSGIIPKGPDLSGWLTAHGREQLGGRPFGDGTPPPPVRADEQPPSWVH; from the coding sequence ATGGCATCTGACGAGCACAGCAAGGGTGGTGTGTACTCCGTGCCGGGCAAGGAGTTCACCCGCGACACGAAGTACATCGACGACCGCATCACCGCCGATGGCTCCAGCGGCTGGCCGGTCGAGGCGGGGCGCTACCGGCTCGTCGCGGCGCGGGCCTGCCCGTGGGCCAACCGCACGCTGATCGTGCGGCGCCTGCTCGGCCTGGAGGACGCGATCAGCGTCGGGCTGCCGGGGCCGACGCACGACGCCGACTCGTGGACCTTCGACCTCGACCCCGGCGGCGTGGACCCGGTCCTGGGCATCCCGCGGATCAAGGACGCCTACCTCAAGCGATTCCCCGACTACCAGAAGGGCATCACCGTCCCGGCGATCGTCGACATCCCCAGCGGCGAGGTGGTCACCAACGACTTCCCGCAGATCACCCTCGACTTCTCCAGCCAGTGGCGCCGGTTCCACCGCGACGGCGCGCCGGACCTGTACCCCGAGCGGCTGCGCGACGAGATGGACGACGTCATGCAGCGGGTCTACACCGAGGTCAACAACGGCGTCTACCGGTGCGGCTTCGCCGGGTCGCAGGAGGCCTACGACGCGGCGTACGACCGGCTGTTCGTCGCCCTCGACTGGCTCGAGGAGCTGCTGACCGACCGCCGGTACCTGATGGGCGAGCAGATCACCGAGGCCGACGTGCGGCTGTTCACCACCCTCGCCCGGTTCGACCCGGTCTACCACGGGCATTTCAAGACCAACCGCAACAAGCTCACCGAGATGCCGGCGTTGTGGGGATACGCGCGCGACCTGTACCAGACGCCCGGGTTCGGCGACACGATCGACTTCCAGCAGATCAAGGCGCACTACTACGTCGTCCACAAGGACATCAACCCGAGCGGGATCATCCCCAAGGGACCCGACCTCAGCGGCTGGCTGACCGCGCACGGGCGCGAGCAGCTCGGCGGCCGGCCGTTCGGCGACGGGACCCCGCCTCCTCCGGTGCGCGCGGACGAGCAGCCGCCGAGCTGGGTGCACTGA
- the pntB gene encoding Re/Si-specific NAD(P)(+) transhydrogenase subunit beta has product MTSPLLASATDATTTDLRLAGLVTAAYIIAAVLFIFALAGLSKHETAKRGNIAGMVGMALAIVATIILAVRDSQRPAAVTIALILVAILIGAVIGAWRARTVEMTGMPELVAMLHSFVGLAAVLVGYNSFLQADHTASDSLATIHSVEVFLGVFIGAVTFTGSIVAYLKLSAKMKSSPLMLPGRHLLNLAILIASAALLVWFMLDKSDLGGTPTALIPLLAMTVLALLLGFHLVAAIGGGDMPVVVSMLNSYSGWAAAAAGFMLGNDLLIITGALVGSSGAILSYIMCKAMNRSFVSVIAGGFGSDGAVSGEARDYGEHREITAEDAAELLKDAKSVVITPGYGMAVAQAQYPVAALTEKLRARGVDVRFGIHPVAGRLPGHMNVLLAEAKVPYDVVLEMDEINEDFPDTDVVLVIGANDTVNPAAMEEPGSPIAGMPVLEVWHARDVIVFKRSMAAGYAGVQNPLFFKDNSRMLFGDAKERVNDILNHL; this is encoded by the coding sequence ATGACCTCCCCGCTCCTGGCGAGCGCCACCGACGCCACCACGACCGATCTCCGCCTGGCCGGGCTGGTCACCGCGGCCTACATCATCGCCGCCGTGCTGTTCATCTTCGCGTTGGCCGGGCTGTCGAAGCACGAGACCGCGAAGCGCGGCAACATCGCCGGCATGGTGGGCATGGCGCTGGCCATCGTCGCGACGATCATCCTCGCCGTACGTGACTCGCAGCGGCCGGCCGCCGTGACGATCGCCCTCATCCTCGTCGCCATCCTGATCGGCGCGGTGATCGGCGCGTGGCGGGCCCGCACGGTCGAGATGACCGGCATGCCCGAGCTGGTGGCGATGCTGCACAGCTTCGTCGGTCTCGCGGCCGTGCTGGTCGGCTACAACTCGTTCCTGCAGGCCGACCACACGGCGTCCGACTCCCTGGCCACCATCCACTCCGTCGAGGTGTTCCTCGGTGTGTTCATCGGCGCGGTCACCTTCACCGGCTCGATCGTGGCCTACCTGAAGCTCAGCGCGAAGATGAAGTCCTCGCCGCTGATGCTGCCCGGCCGGCACCTGCTCAACCTCGCGATCCTCATCGCGTCGGCCGCGCTGCTGGTGTGGTTCATGCTCGACAAGAGCGACCTGGGCGGTACGCCGACCGCGCTGATCCCGCTGCTGGCGATGACCGTCCTCGCGCTGCTGCTCGGCTTCCATCTCGTGGCGGCGATCGGTGGCGGCGACATGCCGGTCGTGGTCTCCATGCTGAACAGCTACTCCGGCTGGGCGGCGGCCGCCGCCGGCTTCATGCTCGGCAACGACCTGCTGATCATCACCGGCGCGCTGGTCGGCTCGTCCGGTGCGATCCTGTCCTACATCATGTGCAAGGCGATGAACCGGTCGTTCGTGTCCGTCATCGCCGGCGGCTTCGGCTCCGACGGCGCCGTGTCCGGCGAGGCCCGCGACTACGGCGAGCATCGCGAGATCACCGCCGAGGATGCCGCCGAGCTGCTCAAGGACGCCAAGTCGGTCGTCATCACGCCCGGCTACGGGATGGCCGTCGCGCAGGCGCAGTACCCCGTCGCGGCGCTCACCGAGAAGCTCCGCGCGCGCGGCGTCGACGTCCGCTTCGGCATCCACCCGGTGGCCGGGCGGCTGCCCGGGCACATGAACGTGCTGCTGGCCGAGGCCAAGGTGCCCTACGACGTCGTCCTGGAGATGGACGAGATCAACGAGGACTTCCCCGACACCGACGTCGTCCTGGTCATCGGCGCGAACGACACCGTCAACCCGGCCGCCATGGAGGAGCCCGGCAGCCCGATCGCCGGCATGCCCGTGCTGGAGGTGTGGCACGCCCGCGACGTCATCGTCTTCAAGCGGTCGATGGCGGCCGGCTACGCCGGCGTGCAGAACCCGCTGTTCTTCAAGGACAACAGCCGGATGCTGTTCGGCGACGCCAAGGAGCGGGTCAACGACATCCTGAACCACCTCTGA
- a CDS encoding endonuclease/exonuclease/phosphatase family protein: protein MRGNRVGWAVLGLLVVALVVTGDPALVGVSTYQPFAQLIALRGWLALGLLALAGVLGGAALLVHHRGVDRPVRLTAAILALLAAAGVHGAVVIGRGVTAAAALPADKRAGDLDVLAFNTWGGAAGDARVSALIDDVRPDAVVLPETTAAAAHRIAAAAGPGFTVLMGEGRPGGSGPTALLISAGLGEYERIDGPDLEYGMVGARPLDGPGPVLYAVHVVSPVGERTAAWRRELALVTAICDRTDGAVVAGDFNATVDHAPLRATRCVDGSVRSGGVGTWPAGAPRLLGAPIDHVLADPARWSPVGSAVRDVGGSDHRALVVRLRRH, encoded by the coding sequence GTGCGAGGCAACCGGGTCGGCTGGGCGGTGCTCGGCCTGCTCGTCGTGGCGCTGGTGGTGACCGGCGATCCCGCCCTCGTCGGCGTCTCGACCTACCAGCCGTTCGCGCAGCTCATCGCGCTGCGCGGCTGGCTGGCGCTGGGCCTCCTCGCGCTCGCCGGGGTCCTGGGCGGCGCCGCGCTGCTGGTGCATCACCGCGGCGTGGACCGGCCGGTGCGGCTCACAGCGGCGATCCTGGCATTGCTCGCCGCGGCCGGCGTGCACGGCGCGGTGGTGATCGGCCGCGGCGTCACGGCGGCCGCGGCCCTGCCGGCCGACAAGCGCGCCGGCGATCTCGACGTGCTGGCGTTCAACACCTGGGGCGGCGCGGCGGGCGACGCCCGGGTCAGCGCCCTGATCGACGACGTGCGGCCGGACGCCGTGGTGCTGCCGGAGACCACCGCCGCGGCGGCGCACCGCATCGCCGCCGCTGCCGGTCCGGGCTTCACGGTGCTCATGGGCGAGGGCCGCCCGGGCGGCTCCGGCCCGACCGCGCTGCTGATCAGCGCCGGCCTCGGCGAGTACGAGCGGATCGACGGCCCGGACCTCGAGTACGGCATGGTCGGCGCGCGGCCTCTCGACGGCCCCGGGCCGGTGCTGTACGCCGTCCACGTGGTCTCGCCGGTCGGTGAGCGGACGGCGGCGTGGCGTCGCGAGCTCGCGCTGGTGACCGCGATCTGCGACCGGACCGACGGCGCGGTCGTGGCCGGTGACTTCAACGCGACGGTCGACCACGCGCCGCTGCGCGCGACGCGGTGCGTGGACGGCAGCGTCCGCTCGGGCGGCGTCGGGACCTGGCCGGCCGGCGCCCCGCGCCTGCTGGGGGCGCCGATCGACCACGTGCTGGCCGATCCGGCACGGTGGAGCCCGGTCGGCAGCGCCGTCCGGGACGTCGGGGGCAGCGATCACCGCGCCCTCGTCGTCCGGTTACGGCGGCACTAG
- a CDS encoding Re/Si-specific NAD(P)(+) transhydrogenase subunit alpha, whose translation MRIGVPREAGDETLVAATAKTVGQLIGLGYDVTVEHEAGALADQPDEAYAEAGAALGTADDVWGSDVLVKVNAPTDEEIARLHRGQTVISLMAPARSPELLEKLQGAGVTALAMDAVPRISRAQSMDVLSSMANVAGYRAVVEAAHEFKRQFTGQVTAAGKVPPAKVFVVGAGVAGLAAIGAAGSMGAIVRAFDVRPEVAEQVESMGAQFVTVDLQQEVSSDGYAKELTAEQEQLTADMYDAEARGADIVITTALIPGRPAPRLITAATVAAMAPGSVIVDMAAANGGNCELTRPGEKYVTDNQVTIIGYTDLAGRLAAQTSQLYGTNIVNLLKLLTPGKDGVLTLDLDDVVQRGITAVRDGEGMWPPPPVQVSAAPAATKAAAVATAPPPKPKDPRRRLYAAGLAAVLFALVATFSPASFLGHFTVFALAIFVGYYVISNVTHALHTPLMSETNAISGIILVGGLLQVGSDNLAVTIIAVLAVLVASINIFGGFLVTLRMLKMFRKD comes from the coding sequence ATGCGCATTGGCGTGCCCAGGGAAGCCGGCGACGAGACCCTCGTGGCGGCGACGGCCAAGACGGTGGGGCAGCTGATCGGTCTCGGCTACGACGTCACCGTCGAGCACGAGGCCGGAGCCCTGGCCGACCAGCCCGACGAGGCGTATGCCGAGGCCGGCGCGGCGCTCGGCACCGCGGACGACGTCTGGGGCAGCGACGTCCTGGTCAAGGTCAACGCCCCGACCGACGAGGAGATCGCGCGGCTGCACCGCGGCCAGACGGTCATCTCGCTGATGGCGCCCGCGCGCAGCCCCGAGCTGCTCGAGAAGCTGCAGGGCGCCGGCGTCACGGCGCTCGCGATGGACGCCGTCCCCCGCATCTCGCGGGCGCAGTCGATGGACGTGCTGTCGTCGATGGCCAACGTCGCCGGCTACCGCGCGGTCGTCGAGGCGGCGCACGAGTTCAAGCGGCAGTTCACCGGCCAGGTCACCGCTGCCGGCAAGGTCCCGCCGGCGAAGGTCTTCGTCGTCGGCGCCGGCGTCGCCGGGCTGGCCGCGATCGGCGCGGCCGGCAGCATGGGCGCGATCGTGCGGGCGTTCGACGTCCGGCCCGAGGTCGCCGAGCAGGTCGAGTCGATGGGCGCGCAGTTCGTTACCGTCGACCTCCAGCAGGAGGTCAGCAGCGACGGCTACGCCAAGGAGCTCACGGCGGAGCAGGAGCAGCTCACCGCCGACATGTACGACGCCGAGGCGCGCGGCGCCGACATCGTCATCACCACGGCGCTGATCCCGGGGCGTCCGGCCCCGCGGCTGATCACCGCCGCCACCGTCGCGGCGATGGCCCCCGGCTCGGTGATCGTCGACATGGCGGCCGCCAACGGCGGCAACTGCGAGCTGACCCGCCCGGGCGAGAAGTACGTCACCGACAACCAGGTCACCATCATCGGCTACACCGATCTGGCCGGCCGGCTCGCGGCGCAGACCTCGCAGCTCTACGGCACGAACATCGTCAACCTGCTCAAGCTGCTGACCCCCGGCAAGGACGGCGTGCTCACCCTCGACCTGGACGACGTCGTGCAGCGCGGCATCACGGCCGTCCGCGACGGCGAGGGCATGTGGCCGCCGCCGCCGGTCCAGGTGTCGGCGGCGCCGGCCGCGACGAAGGCAGCTGCGGTCGCGACCGCGCCGCCGCCGAAGCCGAAGGACCCGCGCCGGCGGCTCTACGCCGCCGGCCTCGCCGCGGTGCTGTTCGCGCTGGTGGCGACGTTCAGCCCGGCGTCCTTCCTCGGGCACTTCACCGTCTTCGCGCTGGCGATCTTCGTCGGCTACTACGTGATCAGCAACGTCACCCACGCCCTGCACACGCCCCTGATGAGCGAGACGAACGCGATCTCCGGCATCATCCTGGTCGGCGGCCTGCTCCAGGTGGGCAGCGACAACCTCGCCGTCACGATCATCGCCGTCCTCGCCGTCCTGGTCGCGAGCATCAACATCTTCGGCGGCTTCCTCGTGACCCTGCGCATGCTCAAGATGTTCCGGAAGGACTGA